The genomic interval CGCCAGAACCCTTCCGTTTCCCAGGAGCCCACCAGGCGGCTACGCCAGACCTGCAGCCCTTCCCGGAAGAACAGTCGGTATTCGAGCACGGTCTGTTGCCCTTCGTAGGGGATGGTGGGCTGCAGGGTGGCCTCGATAAACAGGTCGGGTGCAGCGGATGCGTTCGGCGCCACTTCGGCGGGCGGTGCCGTGGGTGCATCGTAGACGGTCAGTTCGATCGGATCGGTGGCCAGCGTCTGATCGCCCACCTGAAGCCGGAAGGCGCCGATGCGGGCTTTGCCGGGACGCACCGGCCGAAACCGCCAGCTGTAGCGGATACGTTGCTGGATGCGCCCGCCGATCAGCGAGTACTGGCGGTGTACGGTGGGCGTCGGATAGACGAGCGCCAGCCCTTCGGTCGGGGGCGGCTCCGGCATGCGCAATCCGTCGGGCAGGGCGCCGATGATGTCGACGGTGTAGACGACCGTCTCGCCCATGCCCACCTGGGTGCGACTGACGCGGGCCTGAACTTCTACCGTCCAGCGCTGCGCGGCCGCCGGGATGGCCCCCACGCTCAAGAACAGCATCGAAAGCAGCCAGCGCCGCATGTCGCTCACCAGTCTTTTTTGACCGTACGGGGATGGGTGGGCAGCCGCAGGGCACGCCGGAGGGCCTCCTGTTCCTGGCGTTGCAGGGCGTCGAGCAGGCGGGCGGCCGCCTCGGGCGAGAGCTGCGCCGATGAGGTGGGTGTCTGGGATTGTCTTTCAGAGGCGGCGGAATCGGACGGGTCGTTCTGCGCAGGCGCACGCTCCGCATTGTGCCGGCGGTTGCCGTCCGCCACACCCTGTCCGGGTGCGTTCTGCGTGTTGGCGTCGTTCGGATCGTTCTGTCCGGCCCCGCCTGCCGACGGAGGGGGCGGGCTGGAAGGCGGCAGGTGTCGCAGGATGTATTCGTAGTTGAAGCGGGCATCTTCGAAGTCGGGGTCGGCCAGCAGCGCCGTGCGGTAGTAGTGGAGGGCCGCCTGCAGGTCGCCCTCGGCGAAGGCCGCGTTGCCGGCGTTGTAGGCGGCGCGTGCCCGTGCGGCATCGTCGGGGGCCATGCGGAGCGCCGCGTCGAGAGCGGCACGTGCGCTTCCCGCCTGGCCCAGACGCAGCAGGGCCGCCCCCAGGTTGTGCTGCAGCCCGAAGCGCGTGGCTGGATCCTGCGTCAGCAGCAATCCCTGGCGGTAATGCTCGGCCGCCTCGGCGTAGCGTCCGGCCCGGTAGGCCGCGTTGCCCCGGCGGCCCTGGCGGGCGCCGTCGTCGGCAAGCAGCAACAGCAGCAGCGCAAGTCCGATCAGTAGGCGCATCGTCTCAGGCGGTCTGGAGCGTTCGGCGGCGTTCGGGCAGCAGCGCTTCGAGCACCAGCAACAGCAGGGCCAGCGCCAGCGGCCACTGATAACGCTCGGCGAAGGTTTCGAACGTCTCGGTCGCGATCGGGGTCCGGGCGAAGCCGTCCAGCCGCTTCAGCAGGGCTGGCACGACCTCGCCGGTGCGTCCCAGATGGAAGTAGCCGTCCGGTCCGGCCAGCGCCTGTAGCGTGGCCGGCTCCAGCCGCGTGTGTACGACACGGCCTTCCGCGTCGCGCCGGACGCCCACGCGGCGGCCGTCGCGGTACACGGGAATCGGGGCGCCCGCGGTTTCGCCCACGCCGACAGCCAGCCGCTCGATGCCGGCCTCCTGAAGTTGGCGGAGCGCCTGCTCGAAGCCCTCCGCGTGGTTTTCGCCATCGGAGACGACCAGTAGCACCCGGCTACGTGGTACTTCGTCCGGTTGCGGTGCCTCGAAGGCCTGCAGGGCCACCTGGATCATGCGGACGTAGTCGGTGCCCGGCGTGGGGATCAGCGACGGATCGGCCACGTCCAGAAACAGCCGTACGGCGCCGTAGTCCGTGGTGAACGGACATTGCAGAAAGGCGTCGCCGGCGAACAGAATCAGGCCCACGCGATCGCCTTCCAGATGCTCGAGCAGGCGATAGAGTTCGTATCGGGCGCGGGCCAGTCGACTGGGCGCCACGTCTTCGGCCAGCATGGAGTTCGACACGTCCAGTGCGATGAGCAGGTCGAGGCCTCGCCGTTCGGCCTGGCGGGGTTGCAGGCCGAGGCGGGGACCGGCCAGCGCCAGCGCGAGCAGTGCCACGGCGGTCAGGAGCAACGCGGCCCGCAGCCGGGCACGTCCGGGAGCCGGCGCGGCCAGTTGGGCGATCAGCACCGGATCGCCCAGCCGCTCGAGATCGCGCCGGCGCCGACGCGCCGCCCACATCAGCAGCAGCGCGGTGCCCGGCACGGCGGCCAGCGCCCAGAGCCATTCGGGATGGAGCCAGTGCAGGTTCATGTGACGACCAGGCGGCGGAGTCGGGTGGTGCGCAGGATCACTTCCAGCAGAAGCAGCAGCAGGGCCGGTCCCAGAAAGATCGCGTACCGCTCCCGGGCGGTTTCGTAGCGGGTGACGGCCACCGGACTTTTCTCCAGGCGGTCGATCTCGGCGTAGATGGCCTCCAGCGTACGGGCATCGGTGGCGCGAAAGTAGCGGCCGCCGGTCTTTTCGGCCACCTCGCGCATCATGGCCTCGTCGATCTCGACCGGTACGGGTTGCGGTCGGGTGCCGAAAGGCGTCTGCACCGGATAGGGGGCCTCGCCCCGGCCGCTGAGGCCGATCGTGTAGATGCGGATGCCCGCCTGACGGGCCAGCTCGGCGGCCGTCAGCGGATCGATCTCACCCCGGTTGTTCTGGCCGTCGGTCAGCAGGATGATTACCCTGCTGCGGGCTTCGGAGTTTTTCAACCGGTTGATGGCCGTGGCAATGGCGGTGCCGATGGCCGTGCCGTCTTCAAGGCGTCCTACCTGCAGGCGCTGGAGCATGGTCAGCAGAAAGCGATAGTCCAGCGTGGGCGGCACCTGTGTGAAGGCCTGTCCGGCGAAGACCACCAGCCCGATCCGGTCGGCCCGGCGCCCCTGGACGAACTGGATGGCCGTGCGGCGTGCCACCTCGAAGCGGCTGGGCGAGAAGTCCTGCGCGAGCATCGACGACGACAGATCGAGTACGAGCATCAGATCGCGTCCCTCGACCGTGCGTTTTTCGAAGACGTGCCGTTCCTGCGGGCGGGCCAGCGCCAGAATGCCCAGCGTCAGCACGGCCAGCCGGAGCGCGAAGGGCAACCCGCGCAGGCGAATCCAGAGCGTGGCCGGTGCCGCTTCGACCAGCGCCGCACTGCTGAAGAGCAGGTCCCCGCCGCGACGGCGCGCACGCCACCAGCGCACCAGCGCCAGGATCGGCACCAGTGCCAGCAACCAGAGCCACTGTGGCTGCGCAAACGTCATGGACAGGGGTGTTAGATCGTGGGATCTCACGTGAAGCAAGTGCTGGGGTTTCCCGATGCGTCTGGCAAAAGCGAACGGGACTGCTTGCTGAGTACTGGACGAATGGCAGGCCGGCTACCCGATGGCCGGCGGGCGAACGAATGCGCTCGAAGGGCGTACTTTTTGCTCTGCACGATGAGAGTCCGAAACAGCAGGAAGTACGTACCGATGGGTGGTTTACCACAGCAGAGCTGGTGGGATCGATTTCAGGAACTTCTGGACGATCAGAACGAGTGGCCGGCCGAGTATCTGTTCAAGTTCATTGCCCCTTCCAGTGAACGCGAGGCACTTCGGGCCGTTTTCGGACACTACCCGGTCACGATCCGCGAATCCCGCAAGGGCAATTACATCAGCCTGACGGCGCGCATGGAGGTGCGGTCCAGCGACGAGATCATTGCCATCTACAAGGCGGCGGCCCGCGTGCGCGGCGTCATCGCGCTGTAGCTCAGGAGTTGAGCGTCAGCGCCGTGGCCAGTTCCTCAAACAGGGCCGACAGCGTAAACGGTTTGCACAGATAGCCGGCAAATCCCAGCCGCAGGACGGCATCGCGATGGCGTAGCGTTCCCACGGACGTCATCGCAACGGCGGGGGGTTGGTGATCGGGCGGCGCTTCCCGGATCAACTGCATGGTGCGGTGGGCATTTTCTTCCAGCGGCCACGTGGGGTGGCCGATCGACTCCAGCGAAATCAGCGCCACGTGATAGTGGTGTTGCGGTAGATGCTCTCGAAGCTGATCGGCGTTGACTACCGGGTGGCACATCATGTAGCGCAGCGAGGCATAGGGCGCCCGGCGAAGGGCAGCCTGAATGAAAGGATGGAGGGCCGTGTCGGCATCCACCAGGAGCAGCAGACGACGCTGCCCGTTGACTTCGCTGTGGGCCATATACCGTGGGAAGCAGGCTTTTGATCAAAAACTCGTGGTTTTGCGCTGAACTGGAAAGTACTATTGGCGCATTATCCCCCGGATTTCTGGCAGAAAAGGCGTTGCGCCAACTAAAGCGCAACGATTTTTTTCAGAGCGCAGCGGGATCCGAACCGGAAAAAGAAGGTCTTTACAGAGAAACTTTTCTAAAGAACCGGGGGGCGCTATGGCTGAGGCAAATCCGAACCGGGCGATGCACGTCCACTGGCCGCGGGTAGTGCCGGACGGGGCGGCCGAGCAGGAGGCCGTGCAGGTACTCGAGCAACTGGCCCGCGAGCTGCAGGCGCTGGCGCAGGAAGTCGAGCAGGCGTACGCCGACGGGGGCCGACTTCTTCAGTACGTGCAGACGAACCTGCGGCCGGATCTGTGGCGTAACGCGGCGCACCTGCAGGTCCGGCTGGAAGGGCTGAAGGACCAGGTGCGGGCAGCCCGCGAGCTGGTCGAACGGCTCCGGGCAGCCACGCAGGAAGATCGGCCCCCGATCGAAGGACGGGGTGTGCGGCGGACGGAGACCGTAGCTTCAGCCGAGGTTGAGCCAGCGTAGCAGCTCCGGCCAGTGAGCAAAGACAAAGACGCTTTCGGGAACGGACGCCAGCGCGGCAGGCGTGAACCAGGCCACCTGCCAGCCGGCGTTTTTTGCACCGAGCACGTCGCTTCCGAACGAATCGCCGACGTAGAGGATCGCTTCCGGCGTGACACCGGCCGCGCGGGTGGCATGGGCGAACAGTTCCGGATGGGGTTTGGCCACGCCCACTTCTTCGCTGATGACCAGCGCCTTTGCATGCTGGCGAAGCTCCGGAAAGCGCGCCAGCTTGGCGTGCTGTACGGCGGCAAAGCCGTTCGTCAGAAGGCCCACGGGCAGATGGCGGGCCACCGTCAGAAATGCCTCACGGGCGCCCGGTACCCAGCGCCAGTGCCGGCGGTAGCGCTCCATGTAGCAGGCGTTGAGCTGCTCCGAGGTGACGCCCTGCAGCCCGAGTGCTTCGATCAGCCGCGCAAAGCGGGCGTGCATCAGCGCCGGACGGTCGATTTTTCCCCGCTGGTATTGCTCCCAGAGTTCGGTGTTGATCGTGTGATAGGTGTGGTGCAGCTGCTCCAGCGGGACGTGGGCGAACACGTCCGGAAAGGCGGCCTTCACGTCGGCCAGTGCCGCCTGCTCGGCCGCCCGATGATCGAGCAGCGTATCGTCCAGGTCGAAATAGACGAAGCGGATCGTTTCAGAGGGGTTTTTCGAAGAGGGCATATTCTTTATCCACCACACCCCCAAGGTGTTCGAGGGCGTTCAGCAACACCTTGTTCGTGTCGAGCACCCAGCTCATCTCGCAGGCTTCGTAGCCGCGGCGCTTGCCGCGCTGGATCGTTTCCAGCACGAGCAGGGCATCGAGCCCGCGGCCGTGATACTTTTTACGAATGCCCATCAGGGGCATGCGGGTTTCGTAGATGGCGCCCAGGTTGGCGGCCAGCAGGATCTTGATCAGTCCGAAGGGAAACAGCCGGCCGTCACGGGCATGGCGCAGCGCCTGGTTCAGGTTGGGCAGCAGCAGCGAAAAGCCGACGGGATAGCCGTTGTCTTCCAGAATGAGGACCAGCTCGGGATCGACGATCTGCTTCAGGGCGCGGGCCAGGTGCTGGAATTCGTGTTCGGTCATGGGCACGTGGCCCCAGTTTTCGGACCAGGCTTCGTTGTAGATGTCCAGCACCGTCCGCGCCTCCTCGTCGTAGCGGCGCATGTCGAGCGTGCGCAGCGTGATGGTGGGGTTGCGCCGCCGGACCAACTCGACGCCCCGCTCCAGTTTTTCGGCCTTCAGGTATTTTTTGTGGACGTAGTAGGCCCACATGGTCATGACGCGCGTAAAGCCCGCCCGCTCCAGAAAGTCGGCGTAGTAGGGCGGATTGTAGGGCATCAGGATGGAGGGGGCGCGGTCGAAGCCGTTGACCAGCAGGCCGGCCATGTCGTTGAGCGAGGGGTTGGTCGGGCCGCGCATGTGTTGCAGGCCCTGCTGGCGCAGCCAGTCGGCGGCGGCCTTGAAGAGCGCCTCGGCCACCGCGAAATCCGGCACGCACTCGAAGAAGCCGAAAAACCCGACGCCGTCGTCGTACTTCTTCAGGTGCATGCCGTTGACGATGGCCGCAATGCGGCCGACGACCCGTCCCGACGCGTCCAGCGCCAGAAACGGCTGAATCTGGCCGTGCTCGAAAAAGGGATTCTTGCGGGGCGAAAGGATCTGGGCCACGTCCCGGCGCAGCGGCGGGACCCAGTACGGGTTGTCCCGGTAGAGCCGGTAGGGCAGGTCGATGAATTTGCGCAGCAGGCGCCGGCCGCGAACCGGCACCACCTGCACCGGGGGGGCGACGCGGACTTCCGGGAGCGTTTCAGTAGCTTCCATTGGCCTGAATGACGCCCAGTCGCTTTCCGACGCGATGGAAGGCTTCGAGGATGTAGTCGAGCTCCTCGTCGGTGTGCGTGGCCATGAAGGACGTCCGCAGTAGCGCCTGGCCCTGTGGGACGGCCGGCGGCACCACCGCATTGACGAACACCCCTTCTTCCAGCAGCTCGCGCCAGAAGCGGAAGCAGGTCATCATGTCGCCGATCACGACCGGAATGACCGGCGTCTGGCTGTTCCACACGTTGAAGCCGGCGCTGCGGAAGCCCTCGCGCATGTAGTCGGAGATCTTCCAGAGGCGTTCGAGCCGTTCCGGCTCCTGCTCGATGATGTCGAGGCACTTGAGTACGGTGGCTACGTTGGCCGGCGGCATGGAAGCCGAGAAGATGTGGGCCGAGCTGGTGTGACGAATGTACTCGATCACGTCGCGGTCGCCCACGCAGAAGCCGCCCAGCGAGGCGAAGCTTTTCGAAAAGGTGCCCACGGTCAGGTGCACCTTGTGCTCCAGGCCGAAGTAGGCCGCCGAGCCGCGTCCGCCCGGACCGATCACGCCGACGGCGTGGGCGTCGTCCAGCATCAGCGCGGCGCCGAACTCTTCGGCCAGCTCCACCAGCTCCGGCACCCGTGCGATGACGCCGCTCATGGAAAAGACGCCGTCGGTGACGATTAGCTTGCCGGCCTCCGGCCGCTCGGCCTGGGCGCGTTCGAGCAGGCGTCGCAGATGGTCCAGGTCGTTGTGCCGGTAGCGCACCGTGTCGGCCAGGCTCACCTGGGTACCGGCCACGATGCTGGCGTGGTTGTCTTTATCCGAGAAGATGATGTCGTTTTTGGAGGTGAGCGCCTGGATGACCCCCATGTTCGTCATGTAGCCGGTCGAAAAGACGATGCAGGCTTCCCGTCCCATGAAGCGGGCCAGGCGCTCTTCCAGCTGCAGGTGCAGGTCCAGCGTACCGTTGAGGAAGCGGCTCCCCGTACAGCCTGTCCCGTACTTGCGGATGGCCTCGATGGCGGCCTCTTTGACCCGGGGGTCCGAGGTCAGCCCGAGGTAGTTGTTCGAGCCGGCCATGATCACCTCCCGGCCGTTGATGATGGCACGTGTGCCTTCGTTGCGCTCGATGGGTCGGAAGTAGGGGTACAGGCCGGCCGCCTTCACCCGGGCGTAGTCGCCCTCCGGCGCGAAGAACTTGTGGCACTTGGCGAACAGGCTGGGTTCCGAAGTCGAAACCTGGGTCTCCAGCCGTTCCTGTGGCGTACGGGCCGCGTCCGACATGGGCATATCGTGCAGGTTGTTATGTCTGGGGCAGTATCCTCAAACTTGCGCTAAAACGCAGCATACTGTATAAGGATCTATGACGCGTCGTTTTTATTCGGTTTAGATGAACGAAAGCGCGGTATTTTCACGGGGGGTTCGCGCAGGGCGTCCGCGATAGCGGGGCGTTTCCAGGCGCTGCAGCAGCCGTTCAATGAAGTTCAGGGCCATTTCGTTGCCGCATCGCAGCGAGCGTTCCCGCAGGCGTTTTTCGTAGTGCGGGCAGGCCTCGAGGAAGCGGCGCACGTCTTCGCTCCGGAGTTCGCGATCGAAGACGGCCATGCCCAGTCCCTCACGCTCCAGAAACAGCGCGTTGAGCGTCTGCTCGAAGATGCCCCGGTTGGGCACGACCAGCAACGGTTTGCCGAGGTAGAGCGCCTCGCTCATCAGCGTGAAGCCGGCCGTGCAGAGTACGGCCCGGCAGCTGGCCAGATCTTCCAGAAAGCCGTCGATGGAGGGCGCCTTGAACGTCAGGTTCGGGTACTTTTCCGCTTCAGGGGGGCGCGGGACGTTGTAGAGCACGAACGACGCCGGCAGGCGCGCGAGCACTTCGGGTAGATGGTCCACGCCCTCGGGCTGGTTGAAATAAACCAGCACGTGCGAGCCGGTGGTGGGCCGCAGCGCCTGCACTTCGTCGCGAATGATCGGAGGAATGAGCGTGACGCGTTCGGGATGGCGCAGCGGCGGAAAGTAAAACGAGGTCAGCAGCACGTGCAACGGACGCCGGGGGACAATCAATTGAATGGCCAGATGGGCCAGCAGGGCGTCTTTCCAGTAGCGGAGGGGGAGCCGGTAACGCGTTTCGGTCACCACCTGCTGGTGGTTGAACGACAGTACCGGAAGACCCAGGCGGGCCGCCGCACGAGGCGTCAGCGCCTCGAAGTCGGTGATGACCAGATGGGGGCGGAAGTCGGCCAGCTTTTCGGTCAACTCGTCGAGCAACGGGCGCAGCCGACGCATCACCGGAAGGTTGGCCCGCAGGGTGGCCAGCAGGCGCATGCGGTTGCCGTGCAGCACCTGGCAGAGCGAGGGCACGGGCCAGACGGTCTCGCCGCAGGCTTCGAGCACCGCACGGGCGGTGCCCCCGCCGCAGAAGCGCAGCTCGTGGCCGCGCGCACGTAGCGCCCGAGCAACGGCCAACACGCGCGAGGCATGGCCCCGTCCCTGGCCGCTCAGTGCGTAAACGATACGTGCCATGAAGCTTCAGCTCCCCCTGCAGACCGGATGGTCAGGGCATTTTGCCGGAAGATCGTAAAATTTATGCAGAAAAGAAAATCAAAATTCAAAATTTTAAAATTGTCCCTGCAGGCGCAGCGCGGCTCCGTTCGGGCGGGGTAGCAGGCGAAGCTGCAGGTTTTCGCTCACGTCGAAATCGTACAGGTGGGCATGTACGTAGGCATCCAGCACGGTCAGTCCATACCATAAGCCGAGCGCAATGTAGGAAAGGTCACGGTTGCGGCGGTAGCGGTCGCGGTACTGGCGCAGCAGGTCGGCGCGTCCGGCTTCGATCACGGCGCGGAAGCGTTCGCCCTCGTCGCGATACTGGGGGTAGCGATCCGGGGCGATGGCGTACAGGTAAGCGTGGCGGTAGAGCAGGTAGCGTTCGTTCATGAAGTGGGCCAGCGCCGCAAAGCCGCCCAGTCCGGCATAGACGAACGGCACCTTCCAGTACTGGCGGTTGTAGATCTGGCCCCAGCCGGGAAGCACCAGAGCCCGCCAGAGCGCCCCTTCGGGCGAGTGGGTGCGGGTCGAATCGGGCGACGGCGGCGCGGCGCCCGCCGGAAGCAGCAGGCACGCCAGCAGCAGCCCGGTCATGTGCCCAGCAGCAGGCTTAGCAGGCGCTCCAGTTCCTCGTCGGAGAAGTAGGCAATCTCGATGCGGCCGCCGCGGCCCGAGCGGTGCCGGATACGCACCTGGGTCCCCAGCCGTCGCCGCAACTGGTCTTCGTAGTCGCGAATCTGGAGCGTCTCGGGATCCGGTTCGGCCGGCGTGGTAGCGGCTTCGCCCGTCGTCTTGCGCTCCTGCCGGCGGTGCCAGGCCCGCACCCGTTCTTCGACTTCGCGGACGGAAAGCTGCTTCGTTTCGATCTCCTGCAGCAGCCGGAGCTGGACCGGTTCGGGCAGGCCGATCAGGGCGCGGGCATGGCCAGCCGTGATCGTGCCGTCGCGCAGGCTGGCCTGAATGCGGGGTGGTAGTTTGAGCAGGCGCAGAAAGTTGGCCACCGTTGCGCGGTTCTTGCCCACCTTCTCGGCCACCTGCTCCTGGGTCAGGCCGCATTCCTCGATCAGCCGCTGATAGCCCAGCGCCACCTCGATCGGGTTCAGTTCTTCGCGCTGGACGTTTTCGACCAGCGCCATTTCCAGCATTTCCTCGGTGTCGGCCTCGCGCACGTAGGCCGGCACGCGCTTCAGGCCGGCCCGGCGCGCCGCGCGCAGACGCCGCTCGCCCGAGATCACCTCAAACTCGTTGTTGCCCAGCGCCCGCACGGTGATCGGCTGGATGATACCGAGCTGGGCGATCGAGCGGGCCAGTTCGTCCAGCGCCTCCTCGTCGAAGTCCTTGCGCGGCTGGTACGGGTTGGGGCGAATCCGATCGATGTCGATCTCCGCCACTCGTCCCAGCAGCCGAAGCCGCTCCTCGAAGTGATAGAGGCGGCTCTTGGGCGTCTCGACGCCCGTCACCTCTTCGGGGGGCGTCGCTTCCTGGTTCACACTCGGAAGCAGGGCGCTCAACCCGCGCCCCAGGGCTGCTTTCTTCGTGGCCATAAACCGTTGGTTGCTTGCTCAGGCGTCTTGTTCGGGATGCGGTCGAAACGGCGCGGCGTCGGACGAAGGCGAACGACGACCGGCCGGAATGGACAGGCCGTTCGTCGAAGCCTCTTCGGTGGTCGATTCCGGCAGCAGAAACCGCTGGTTGTTCTGGACAATCTCTTTGGCCAGCGCCATGTAGTTGCGGGCGCCCACGCTCGTGATGTCGTAGAGCAGCACCGGCCGACCAAAGCTGGGCGCCTCCGACAGCCGCACGTTGCGCTGCACGATGGTACGAAAAACCTTGTCGCCGAAGTAGCGGCGCACCTCTTCGGCCACCTGGTTGGACAGGCGCAGCCGCGTATCGAACATCGTGAGCAGCACCCCTTCAATTTCCAGTTCCGGATTCAGGTGCTGGCGCACGATCTTGATCGTGTTCAGGAGCTGACCCAGCCCCTCCAGCGCAAAGTATTCCGCCTGTACGGGAATCAGGACCGAGTTGGCCGCCGTCAGTGCATTGAGCGTCAGCAGACCCAGCGACGGAGGGCAGTCGATGATGATGAAATCGTACTTGCGGCGGGCGCGGCGCAGCGCATTGGCCAGAATCCGCTCCCGCTCCATGACGTCGATCATCTCGATTTCGGCGCCCACCAGATTGATGTGGCTGGGCACGACTTCCAGAAACGGCAGCTCCGTCGGCTGAATGGCCTCTTCCAGCGAGATGTCGCCGATGAGCACCTCGTAGGTGGATTTCTGGACCGTCCGCGGATTGATGCCGACGCCGGAGGAGCAGTTGGC from Rhodothermus marinus carries:
- a CDS encoding tetratricopeptide repeat protein, with translation MRLLIGLALLLLLLADDGARQGRRGNAAYRAGRYAEAAEHYRQGLLLTQDPATRFGLQHNLGAALLRLGQAGSARAALDAALRMAPDDAARARAAYNAGNAAFAEGDLQAALHYYRTALLADPDFEDARFNYEYILRHLPPSSPPPPSAGGAGQNDPNDANTQNAPGQGVADGNRRHNAERAPAQNDPSDSAASERQSQTPTSSAQLSPEAAARLLDALQRQEQEALRRALRLPTHPRTVKKDW
- a CDS encoding VWA domain-containing protein — its product is MNLHWLHPEWLWALAAVPGTALLLMWAARRRRRDLERLGDPVLIAQLAAPAPGRARLRAALLLTAVALLALALAGPRLGLQPRQAERRGLDLLIALDVSNSMLAEDVAPSRLARARYELYRLLEHLEGDRVGLILFAGDAFLQCPFTTDYGAVRLFLDVADPSLIPTPGTDYVRMIQVALQAFEAPQPDEVPRSRVLLVVSDGENHAEGFEQALRQLQEAGIERLAVGVGETAGAPIPVYRDGRRVGVRRDAEGRVVHTRLEPATLQALAGPDGYFHLGRTGEVVPALLKRLDGFARTPIATETFETFAERYQWPLALALLLLVLEALLPERRRTLQTA
- a CDS encoding vWA domain-containing protein, with the protein product MTFAQPQWLWLLALVPILALVRWWRARRRGGDLLFSSAALVEAAPATLWIRLRGLPFALRLAVLTLGILALARPQERHVFEKRTVEGRDLMLVLDLSSSMLAQDFSPSRFEVARRTAIQFVQGRRADRIGLVVFAGQAFTQVPPTLDYRFLLTMLQRLQVGRLEDGTAIGTAIATAINRLKNSEARSRVIILLTDGQNNRGEIDPLTAAELARQAGIRIYTIGLSGRGEAPYPVQTPFGTRPQPVPVEIDEAMMREVAEKTGGRYFRATDARTLEAIYAEIDRLEKSPVAVTRYETARERYAIFLGPALLLLLLEVILRTTRLRRLVVT
- a CDS encoding DUF493 domain-containing protein; amino-acid sequence: MGGLPQQSWWDRFQELLDDQNEWPAEYLFKFIAPSSEREALRAVFGHYPVTIRESRKGNYISLTARMEVRSSDEIIAIYKAAARVRGVIAL
- a CDS encoding response regulator, with the protein product MAHSEVNGQRRLLLLVDADTALHPFIQAALRRAPYASLRYMMCHPVVNADQLREHLPQHHYHVALISLESIGHPTWPLEENAHRTMQLIREAPPDHQPPAVAMTSVGTLRHRDAVLRLGFAGYLCKPFTLSALFEELATALTLNS
- a CDS encoding HAD family hydrolase, whose translation is MPSSKNPSETIRFVYFDLDDTLLDHRAAEQAALADVKAAFPDVFAHVPLEQLHHTYHTINTELWEQYQRGKIDRPALMHARFARLIEALGLQGVTSEQLNACYMERYRRHWRWVPGAREAFLTVARHLPVGLLTNGFAAVQHAKLARFPELRQHAKALVISEEVGVAKPHPELFAHATRAAGVTPEAILYVGDSFGSDVLGAKNAGWQVAWFTPAALASVPESVFVFAHWPELLRWLNLG
- a CDS encoding aminotransferase class I/II-fold pyridoxal phosphate-dependent enzyme; the encoded protein is MPMSDAARTPQERLETQVSTSEPSLFAKCHKFFAPEGDYARVKAAGLYPYFRPIERNEGTRAIINGREVIMAGSNNYLGLTSDPRVKEAAIEAIRKYGTGCTGSRFLNGTLDLHLQLEERLARFMGREACIVFSTGYMTNMGVIQALTSKNDIIFSDKDNHASIVAGTQVSLADTVRYRHNDLDHLRRLLERAQAERPEAGKLIVTDGVFSMSGVIARVPELVELAEEFGAALMLDDAHAVGVIGPGGRGSAAYFGLEHKVHLTVGTFSKSFASLGGFCVGDRDVIEYIRHTSSAHIFSASMPPANVATVLKCLDIIEQEPERLERLWKISDYMREGFRSAGFNVWNSQTPVIPVVIGDMMTCFRFWRELLEEGVFVNAVVPPAVPQGQALLRTSFMATHTDEELDYILEAFHRVGKRLGVIQANGSY
- a CDS encoding glycosyltransferase family protein is translated as MARIVYALSGQGRGHASRVLAVARALRARGHELRFCGGGTARAVLEACGETVWPVPSLCQVLHGNRMRLLATLRANLPVMRRLRPLLDELTEKLADFRPHLVITDFEALTPRAAARLGLPVLSFNHQQVVTETRYRLPLRYWKDALLAHLAIQLIVPRRPLHVLLTSFYFPPLRHPERVTLIPPIIRDEVQALRPTTGSHVLVYFNQPEGVDHLPEVLARLPASFVLYNVPRPPEAEKYPNLTFKAPSIDGFLEDLASCRAVLCTAGFTLMSEALYLGKPLLVVPNRGIFEQTLNALFLEREGLGMAVFDRELRSEDVRRFLEACPHYEKRLRERSLRCGNEMALNFIERLLQRLETPRYRGRPARTPRENTALSFI
- a CDS encoding DUF5683 domain-containing protein; amino-acid sequence: MTGLLLACLLLPAGAAPPSPDSTRTHSPEGALWRALVLPGWGQIYNRQYWKVPFVYAGLGGFAALAHFMNERYLLYRHAYLYAIAPDRYPQYRDEGERFRAVIEAGRADLLRQYRDRYRRNRDLSYIALGLWYGLTVLDAYVHAHLYDFDVSENLQLRLLPRPNGAALRLQGQF
- a CDS encoding ParB/RepB/Spo0J family partition protein, which gives rise to MATKKAALGRGLSALLPSVNQEATPPEEVTGVETPKSRLYHFEERLRLLGRVAEIDIDRIRPNPYQPRKDFDEEALDELARSIAQLGIIQPITVRALGNNEFEVISGERRLRAARRAGLKRVPAYVREADTEEMLEMALVENVQREELNPIEVALGYQRLIEECGLTQEQVAEKVGKNRATVANFLRLLKLPPRIQASLRDGTITAGHARALIGLPEPVQLRLLQEIETKQLSVREVEERVRAWHRRQERKTTGEAATTPAEPDPETLQIRDYEDQLRRRLGTQVRIRHRSGRGGRIEIAYFSDEELERLLSLLLGT
- a CDS encoding ParA family protein; the encoded protein is MGKVIAIANQKGGVGKTTTAINLAASLAAIEHPTLLIDIDPQANCSSGVGINPRTVQKSTYEVLIGDISLEEAIQPTELPFLEVVPSHINLVGAEIEMIDVMERERILANALRRARRKYDFIIIDCPPSLGLLTLNALTAANSVLIPVQAEYFALEGLGQLLNTIKIVRQHLNPELEIEGVLLTMFDTRLRLSNQVAEEVRRYFGDKVFRTIVQRNVRLSEAPSFGRPVLLYDITSVGARNYMALAKEIVQNNQRFLLPESTTEEASTNGLSIPAGRRSPSSDAAPFRPHPEQDA